The DNA segment AATTTGCAGAGCTAATAAGCTTACCTAAAGTATCGTACTCACTGTTATCATCAACTACATCACCATTCATAACTATGCAACTATCACTACCAAATTTATACTTTATACATTGTAGTGCATTGGTGAAATTAACATTTCTATCCCCATCATTTACGTTTACGTGACAATCTGAAATAACACTAAAGCTATATAAAGGAGTATCGGATAGTGCAGTGCCAGTTGTTGTTTTAGCTGCTGCTGCAAAGGAACCTGTTGAAGTTGCTGTAACTAAGCTTGCAGCAGTAATGGCAGTAACTAAAAGTTTCAATAAACTTTTCTTTTTTTTCATAAAATTATCCCCCTAACATACAATTTTGATCTTAATTTCATAAATAGCTATTTAACAGTAATAATTATACAATTGTATGTAATTATATGTAAAGTAACTGGAGATAAGAGTAAACTTTACAATTTGAAATGTAAGGGATATCTAAGCTTTGATTTTCACAAAGTTATGCTTAAAAAAGAGATCAGAGAACCTAAAACTAGCATAATAGTATATTATTGGTTTAAGAAAAAAAAGAATGACTTTACGCCATTCTCTCTATTACTCATCCCATCCAAGCAGTTTATTTTCTAAGTCCTTATAATCATAATTTCTTTCTTCAAAGTTATGAAAGTTAGTGGTTTTAGAATTTACTTTTGGTTCATTGAAGGCTCCTGGTTTAACTTGAGAGAGCATAAGTCCCACAAAATTTTCAGCTTCCTTGTTTTTGAAGTGATTGTATACCTTATTTATTTGATTTATATCTCCTTCTGAGCTGTTATATATTTTTAGAGCTTCTGAAGGGGTGATATTTTTATCCTTCATCATAGAAACAATTGTATTTATAGCTTCTTCTAAACCTTCACTTTTTTCTTCAGAAGATAGGTTTTCTTCATTTAGGGGCTGTGGAATTAGGTTTATAGCTTCATTTATCTTATTTTTATTTGAATTTATGTAAAACTTTATGCTGGTAACCTTTTTCCCTGTTTTTATCTCGTCAAAGTCAAAGCTTATGTCTGTTTTGTCTTGAAGCTCCCTTTGTGCCTGCACTATAATTCTATTTTTAAAATTTTGATAAACCAGATAAGAGCCTGTGTCTGCCTTTAGAATTTTTCTAAGTTCATCCACTTCTATTTCTGCAGATTTTTTAAATTCATTTGATTTTAAAATTTCGTACATTCTAATGGAGTACTTTCCTTTAAGCTCCAGCACGTTTTTTAACCTATAGCTGGTGTAGAATTCTTTTAAGCCCAGCATAAAAGGTTTAAGCTTTGGGCTAAACTCAAGTTCAATGGTGCCTGTGCCTTTTCTATAATGGGCAGAAGATAGCCAAGCCACTTGAAGAATGTCATCGCCTTGCTTAATCTCTAAGACCTTTTGCATCAGTTCCTTTGTGATCTTCGGAATCTTTGTGTATTTTCTCTTATCCTCAATGCCCAAAAGATGAATAAAGTCCTTAATGCTAAACTTGTAAGGTTTAAAATCCTCATCTGTAGGCTGCACTGTACTAGCTAAAGTTAATATAATTCTTTGTTCTTCTAAACTTAAATCATAATTTGATGTTATTAAAGTATTTGCCTTAGTAACTAGATAATTCTCGTTCATAAATCCACCTCATAGGATGATTATATCACTAACTAATACATAGGCAATAGTGATGTATTAGTTAATGGGTAGCTAAATGTATTATTTAAGGTAGTCATTTGTATTAGTTAGGTAGCTATTTGTATTAGTTAAGGTAGCCATCTGTATTAGTTAGGTAGCCAAATGTATTAGTTGGGTAGCTATTTGTATTAGTACGGTAGTCATTTGTATTATTAAAAATTTTAAAGCCTTGATATAACTGACTTTACGCTAGGTCTAAACATATAAACAATAAAAACATAAAAACAAATAAAACAACAACAGGGTGGTTGTAGGAAAAATATTTAATTTAATATTAGGTTTATATTTCATTAATTTAAATCTTTATAGTTTATGTAATTAAATTAATGAAAGAAGGTATAAAAAATCCAGAAATGAGAGTTGCTTTTTTAGGCGGCTTGAAGGATTTTGGTTATATTGACTCTAATGTTGATATTAATAGCACTGCTAATTCAGTTGGTTCAGTAACTTGGGATAACAGTAAGGTAGTGTTTACCTTGGGTGTTCCTAAATCACAACAACCAAAGTCAAAAACAGATGATTTTAATAATAGCGTAATAAGGAGCTATTACGTAGTTGGCAAAATTGTTAACTGCGCAATAGCTTTTACCATTAAAAGAATTATGTGGTATAATTTTCATATGAGTTGATAATATAAATTTTATAGTAGTTTGTATTAATCAGAGTCTATGTTTTAAAATAAATATTAGGAAATTTGGGGGCTATAAAATGAGTGCTATATTAAATAATAGAATATTAGTAATAATGATTATTCTTATAATATTGCTTATTCTAATTAAGAATAGAAGAAGTAATATATGTAGAATTTTAATGATTTCTACTTCATTGTTTTTATTACCTTTTATTCTCTATACTTATCCAGATCAGCTGATTAACCTTTTAATCTTGTTAGGTGGTTCAGCAGAATTTCAAATACTGCTTAATTTTTTAATTGTAGCAAGTACAACACTTGTAATAATGGGAGTAATAATAAAAATTAATATAAAACCACTTTCTAAAAATTCAATGGCTATCAAGGAAAGTAATGAACACATCAGATTAAAAGAAGGCAGGAGTTTATTACAATATTCAATATGGTATACACTATACATTACTATAATTCATGTACCAATCTGCTTTTTTGTAATAGTAGTATCTTCATTTAGTCCCATGGTAATTATCTATGCACCTTATATGATTTTTGCGCTATTTATAATGTACGCAGTGTCTATGGTTATGTCAATAAATGGAGCAATTAGAGTTAAAGGAAAAATTGTGCTAAAAGTAGTAATTTTAATGTTTATTCCATTGGTAAATTTCATTATGATGATAAAATTAAGCTATGAAGCAAAGAAAACATTAGAAGGTTTAGATACTAATTTTAATTAATAGATAGGTTGCAATAATAAAACTACATCTAGACATCTTCAAAAAGTAAATAAGTCCATCTGCTAGTCTATTTGGACTTGTTATTTATTTTCAGATGTCTTATGTAAACAAACAGCTAAATTTTAGATCTAATAGGCTGATTAGTTTAAATTGCTATATCATGATATCATCTTATAATGATATCATGATATATTCTTTTCATTACATCATGATATCTTCCCCAAAAGATATGATTTTAAACTATATTTTTTCTGTAGCAAAAAATCCTTACTTCCTGAGCTTTTATAGTCTTAGTTATCTCGGAATTTACTAAAAATAAGGCATATATTATCAAAGTAAAATTCTCCTTAAATTGCATGTTATATTTTTAGTATGAACAAGGAATCTTGAAAAATAAAAAAGTCAGTGTGACATGGTTATTTTTCAAGACCAATAATGAGAAAGGAGAGTGAGAAGTATGCTAACAATTGATGATAATGAATTGGTAAATAGGAATTTTAATGAGTTTATAAATAGCTTTTCAGACAGCTTACATAAAGAAGAATTTATTTATGATAAAAATTCTTTTATAAAAAATGCCACAGAAGATTTATGCTCTATTTTAAAAGAAAGTTCAAAAAAGTCCAGTTCAGCAGATTTAAATCACATTGCAGCTAAATATTTTTCTTCCTTATTAGAAAGTGTAAATTTAGTAAGTAAGGTTTATTGTGAATTTGAAGATACAAAGGAGATAGCCTCCATAAGATCTTATAGTGGTTTTGTAAAATTAGTTACTTTCAGTGATGGTGATAAGGTCTTTCTTTACAGGAAGAATTCTGAAGTCTTAAGTATTTTTAATAGAGTAGTTAAATGGATAAATAAAAAGCTTCAAAAGGAAAAGCGGTTATATATACAGGACTTTATAGAAAGCGAGGGTTATATTTTCAGTGAGTTTATAGAAGATGAGTCTTCTAAAAATAAGCTTCAGGCTGACAGATTTTATTTAAAGCTGGGAGAGCTTTTAGCTATTATATATATTCTGAATTTAAGAAATGTAAACTTAGAAAATATTCTGATTAAAGGTGACAGCCCAGTTATTGTAGATTTTAGTGACATAAACATTATAGAGCCAAGGAGAGCATTTTTCTGTGATGACATTGCAAAAAATATACTTGATGGATCAATTTACAAGCAAGAGATTTTAACCTTTAATAAGCTAGAATTTAAGGAAGAATATATTGAATATATAAAGGAAGGTTTTCAGATTGTTTATAATATAGTTTTAGAAGAAAAGCTTAATGTAACTAGGCTTATAAGCACAAATTTAGGGAAGGATTCTAGCATTGCTAATTATATATTAATTAAAATTCAAATGCTTAACAATCAAGATCTTAAAAGGCAGCTAAACTTTATAGATGCTAGATTTTCAAGGAAGCATATTTATAACAATGGGGTTTGTTTTTCAAAAAATGAACTTAAAACAGAGCTTAACAGTGAGCATCTTTTAACTGTGGCCTTGAAGCTTGGGGACTATATAATTGAAAAGGGCATTATAGGTTACAAGAATTCTAAGATTGAAAGAACTTGGATAGATACCTTAGAAAATAATACTG comes from the Clostridium sp. TW13 genome and includes:
- a CDS encoding replication initiation protein; the encoded protein is MNENYLVTKANTLITSNYDLSLEEQRIILTLASTVQPTDEDFKPYKFSIKDFIHLLGIEDKRKYTKIPKITKELMQKVLEIKQGDDILQVAWLSSAHYRKGTGTIELEFSPKLKPFMLGLKEFYTSYRLKNVLELKGKYSIRMYEILKSNEFKKSAEIEVDELRKILKADTGSYLVYQNFKNRIIVQAQRELQDKTDISFDFDEIKTGKKVTSIKFYINSNKNKINEAINLIPQPLNEENLSSEEKSEGLEEAINTIVSMMKDKNITPSEALKIYNSSEGDINQINKVYNHFKNKEAENFVGLMLSQVKPGAFNEPKVNSKTTNFHNFEERNYDYKDLENKLLGWDE
- a CDS encoding lanthionine synthetase LanC family protein; this translates as MLTIDDNELVNRNFNEFINSFSDSLHKEEFIYDKNSFIKNATEDLCSILKESSKKSSSADLNHIAAKYFSSLLESVNLVSKVYCEFEDTKEIASIRSYSGFVKLVTFSDGDKVFLYRKNSEVLSIFNRVVKWINKKLQKEKRLYIQDFIESEGYIFSEFIEDESSKNKLQADRFYLKLGELLAIIYILNLRNVNLENILIKGDSPVIVDFSDINIIEPRRAFFCDDIAKNILDGSIYKQEILTFNKLEFKEEYIEYIKEGFQIVYNIVLEEKLNVTRLISTNLGKDSSIANYILIKIQMLNNQDLKRQLNFIDARFSRKHIYNNGVCFSKNELKTELNSEHLLTVALKLGDYIIEKGIIGYKNSKIERTWIDTLENNTVSIIGSNLYEGNNGIALFLAYLGASSKKEYFISSAFEAMEVVKRYIENANKNIDLPLGAFKGISGMFYTLAKLYKLTGREDIKEFIKDNISILYRLMGSKCVNVMDGSAGIIGILTCIYNDIDDKELKKTTLDLINIAYKNVVQQVKILDSKDVFNVGFAYGLSGIIAYLSKLIPMKSDEGVEEFIAYILSLERKLYEKEKSKLKNNWLNGLSGILLSRLMLKDAGYKDLLLDEEIEFFVNMVIEKGLGDNPYYGYGQIGNLEILNYAAKVSKNPILKNRCINTYNNIIESILDGTMYENIDYDKESLSFINGLAGIGYSLIQKYDENLVPQILFFS